One Elusimicrobiota bacterium genomic region harbors:
- a CDS encoding amidohydrolase family protein, which produces MIDIHTHIITAWDAEPLTEEKLLKKMDELEMEKFAVLPVGPSPETPYFYFGPEDVLEAYHRHPDRIIPFCNLDPRQGYNSPKTDFTWILNKYKSEGFKGLGELTSNLYFDDPLCMNLYHYCGKFKLPITFHLYNEFGGTYGLVDDINLPRLEKALKEFPETIFLGHAMAFWSEISADIDEKTRGDYPKNAIKSPGRLQYLLKKYPNLYGDLSAGSGYNAISRDKEYGYKFLEEFQNKLLFGTDIANVGQKIPILDYFKNIKKESKISKIAFDKITKNNAIKLFDL; this is translated from the coding sequence ATGATCGATATACACACGCACATAATAACCGCCTGGGATGCGGAGCCGTTAACAGAAGAGAAACTTTTAAAAAAAATGGACGAGTTGGAGATGGAAAAATTTGCAGTTTTGCCGGTTGGACCAAGTCCTGAAACACCATATTTTTATTTTGGTCCTGAAGATGTATTGGAAGCATACCACCGTCATCCTGACAGGATAATACCTTTCTGTAATTTAGATCCGAGGCAGGGATATAACTCACCTAAAACAGATTTTACCTGGATACTGAACAAGTATAAAAGTGAAGGATTTAAAGGGTTGGGAGAACTTACCAGTAACCTGTATTTTGACGACCCGTTGTGTATGAATTTATATCATTATTGCGGAAAATTCAAGCTTCCTATAACATTTCATCTATATAATGAGTTTGGCGGCACTTATGGATTAGTAGATGATATCAACTTGCCAAGGCTTGAAAAAGCACTAAAGGAGTTTCCTGAAACGATATTTTTAGGACATGCGATGGCTTTTTGGTCGGAAATAAGTGCAGATATAGATGAAAAAACCCGTGGCGATTATCCAAAAAATGCTATAAAATCTCCCGGTAGATTACAGTATTTACTTAAAAAATATCCTAATTTATATGGAGATCTCTCTGCGGGTTCCGGGTATAATGCTATATCACGTGATAAAGAATACGGATACAAGTTCCTTGAAGAATTTCAGAATAAATTATTATTTGGAACGGATATAGCCAACGTGGGACAAAAAATACCGATACTGGATTATTTCAAAAATATTAAGAAGGAAAGCAAAATATCAAAAATAGCATTTGATAAAATAACCAAAAACAATGCAATAAAATTATTTGATTTATAA
- a CDS encoding sugar phosphate isomerase/epimerase, with translation MKTSVTMVSVADYWNKGKMDVEGFIKFCAGLGVDGVDITDYYWKDREAEIKKIPAWLKENKISLAVFAIGNKFTTSSEEEMNKQIDYVKRGIDTALRLNTDKVRIFGGTHEELSREESLKKVRIGLEKCLPYAEKNKVILALENHGDLPGLSSEILDIIKEFKSKYLKCTLDIANFMFDNMTKIEDSVSATKNILEYVVHVHAKDIKYDKDHRTIPCVAGEGFIKIKECFQILKDNNYKGYLSLEFEDETIDVVEGVKKSISFFKKTLKQIS, from the coding sequence ATGAAGACATCGGTAACTATGGTTAGTGTAGCAGATTATTGGAACAAGGGTAAAATGGATGTAGAGGGTTTTATAAAGTTCTGTGCCGGACTTGGTGTTGATGGAGTAGATATAACCGATTATTATTGGAAAGACAGGGAAGCGGAAATAAAAAAGATACCGGCATGGCTAAAAGAAAATAAAATATCATTAGCAGTGTTTGCTATTGGAAATAAATTTACTACTTCTTCCGAGGAAGAAATGAACAAGCAAATAGATTATGTCAAAAGGGGAATAGATACTGCCCTGCGACTTAATACAGATAAAGTAAGAATATTTGGCGGAACCCACGAGGAACTAAGCAGAGAAGAATCACTAAAAAAAGTGAGGATTGGTTTAGAGAAGTGCCTGCCATACGCCGAGAAGAACAAGGTAATACTTGCATTAGAGAATCACGGTGATTTACCCGGTTTAAGCAGTGAAATATTAGATATAATCAAAGAGTTTAAGTCAAAATATTTAAAATGTACTTTGGATATAGCTAATTTTATGTTTGATAACATGACTAAAATTGAAGATTCAGTGTCAGCCACAAAAAATATTTTAGAGTATGTTGTTCATGTACATGCAAAGGATATTAAATACGATAAAGACCACCGTACTATACCATGTGTTGCAGGCGAAGGATTTATAAAAATAAAGGAATGTTTCCAGATACTTAAAGACAATAATTACAAAGGTTACTTGTCGCTAGAGTTCGAAGATGAAACAATTGATGTAGTAGAAGGAGTAAAGAAGAGTATAAGTTTCTTTAAGAAAACCTTGAAACAGATTTCTTAA